The proteins below are encoded in one region of Telopea speciosissima isolate NSW1024214 ecotype Mountain lineage chromosome 10, Tspe_v1, whole genome shotgun sequence:
- the LOC122642403 gene encoding probable dolichyl pyrophosphate Man9GlcNAc2 alpha-1,3-glucosyltransferase isoform X2, translated as MGKKAAKKEVDKCDVWWWLTDGRCVVSFLCIAIFALLVRVGVSFHPYSGAGNPPKYGDYEAQRHWMEITLNTASREWYRNSTTNDLLYWGLDYPPLTAYQSYVHALFLNYFHLDSVALFTSRGHESPLGKLLMRWTVLSADALIFFPAVLCFIWIYYTGRRSGYKEGITWHLAMILVSPCLILIDHGHFQMSAYFAPAFFSRLLGKCFKRRYPLLEVSKLGLTVMGTFALIWWPYLYSTEAFMEVISRLAPFERGLFEDYVANFWCTTSVLIKWKKLFTTQSLKLLSLSATVLSILPSMVQQIMSPSDQGFLYALLNSSFAFYLFSFQVHEKSILLPLLPASLLALEEPLLFKWFTFYAMFSMYPLLCRDHLILPYMALLALFLFIYYSPGGRQGGREVYLPKWAQIVMSLHLLCSVLLHLIYLTFRPPEKYPFIFEAMIMLLCFSQFILITVYTNTKQWRLLNSLTWMDKEKKLV; from the exons ATGGGGAAGAAGGCGGCAAAGAAGGAGGTTGACAAGTGTGATGTTTGGTGGTGGTTGACTGATGGGCGTTGTGTGGTTTCATTCCTGTGCATTGCCATCTTTGCATTGTTGGTGCGGGTGGGGGTTTCCTTCCATCCCTATTCAGGTGCTGGAAATCCGCCCAAGTATGGTGACTATGAGGCGCAGAGGCATTGGATGGAGATCACCCTTAACACTGCTTCCAGGGAATGGTACCGCAACAGCACCACCAATGATCTCCTCTATTGGGGCCTTGACTACCCTCCCCTTACTGCCTACCAGAGCTATGTGCATGCTCTCTTCCTTAACTACTTCCATCTTGATTCTGTCGCCCTTTTCACCTCTAGGGGTCATGAGTCCCCTCTTGG AAAACTTCTCATGAGGTGGACAGTGTTGTCCGCCGATGCCCTCATCTTTTTCCCTGCAGTTCTATGTTTCATCTGGATATACTACACTGGTCGCCGCAGTGGCTATAAAGAAGGCATCACATGGCATCTTGCTATGATTTTAGTTAGCCCCTGTCTTATCCTAATTGATCACGGACATTTTCAG ATGAGTGCATATTTTGCACCTGCATTTTTCAGCCGTCTCTTAGGGAAATGCTTCAAGCGTCGGTATCCACTGCTTGAGGTTTCAAAACTGGGGTTGACGGTTATGGGAACATTTGCTCTTATTTGGTGGCCTTATCTTTATTCAACAGAAGCATTTATGGAG GTTATCTCCCGCCTGGCTCCTTTCGAGAGAGGGCTATTTGAGGATTATGTAGCTAACTTTTGGTGTACCACTTCTGTGCTTATAAAATGGAAGAAGCTATTCACAACCCAATCACTGAAGCTTCTCAGTTTAAGTGCAACTGTTCTTAGTATTCTTCCCTCCATGGTTCAACAGATAATGTCTCCAAGTGATCAGGGTTTTCTATATGCACTACTGAATAGTTCATTTGCATTCTACTTATTCTCATTCCAAG TTCATGAGAAGTCTATCCTGTTGCCTCTTTTACCAGCAAGTCTGTTGGCTTTGGAAGAGCCTCTTCTTTTCAAGTGGTTCACATTCTATGCCATGTTCTCAATGTATCCCCTTCTTTGCCGTGACCATCTGATTTTACCATACATGGCTTTACTTGCACTGTTCCTCTTCATTTACTATTCGCCAGGTGGCAGACAAGGTGGAAGAGAGGTTTATCTCCCCAAATGGGCACAGATTGTAATGTCCTTGCATCTCTTATGCTCTGTTCTACTTCATCTAATCTACTTGACATTTCGGCCTCCAGAGAAATATCCGTTCATCTTTGAGGCCATGATTATGCTTCTTTGCTTCTCTCAGTTTATTTTGATTACTGTTTACACAAATACAAAGCAATGGAGGTTGTTGAACAGTCTTACTTGGATGGATAAGGAAAAGAAACTTGTTTGA
- the LOC122642403 gene encoding probable dolichyl pyrophosphate Man9GlcNAc2 alpha-1,3-glucosyltransferase isoform X1, translated as MGKKAAKKEVDKCDVWWWLTDGRCVVSFLCIAIFALLVRVGVSFHPYSGAGNPPKYGDYEAQRHWMEITLNTASREWYRNSTTNDLLYWGLDYPPLTAYQSYVHALFLNYFHLDSVALFTSRGHESPLGKLLMRWTVLSADALIFFPAVLCFIWIYYTGRRSGYKEGITWHLAMILVSPCLILIDHGHFQYNCISLGFTVGAVAAIFSENDLVACFLFSLALNHKQMSAYFAPAFFSRLLGKCFKRRYPLLEVSKLGLTVMGTFALIWWPYLYSTEAFMEVISRLAPFERGLFEDYVANFWCTTSVLIKWKKLFTTQSLKLLSLSATVLSILPSMVQQIMSPSDQGFLYALLNSSFAFYLFSFQVHEKSILLPLLPASLLALEEPLLFKWFTFYAMFSMYPLLCRDHLILPYMALLALFLFIYYSPGGRQGGREVYLPKWAQIVMSLHLLCSVLLHLIYLTFRPPEKYPFIFEAMIMLLCFSQFILITVYTNTKQWRLLNSLTWMDKEKKLV; from the exons ATGGGGAAGAAGGCGGCAAAGAAGGAGGTTGACAAGTGTGATGTTTGGTGGTGGTTGACTGATGGGCGTTGTGTGGTTTCATTCCTGTGCATTGCCATCTTTGCATTGTTGGTGCGGGTGGGGGTTTCCTTCCATCCCTATTCAGGTGCTGGAAATCCGCCCAAGTATGGTGACTATGAGGCGCAGAGGCATTGGATGGAGATCACCCTTAACACTGCTTCCAGGGAATGGTACCGCAACAGCACCACCAATGATCTCCTCTATTGGGGCCTTGACTACCCTCCCCTTACTGCCTACCAGAGCTATGTGCATGCTCTCTTCCTTAACTACTTCCATCTTGATTCTGTCGCCCTTTTCACCTCTAGGGGTCATGAGTCCCCTCTTGG AAAACTTCTCATGAGGTGGACAGTGTTGTCCGCCGATGCCCTCATCTTTTTCCCTGCAGTTCTATGTTTCATCTGGATATACTACACTGGTCGCCGCAGTGGCTATAAAGAAGGCATCACATGGCATCTTGCTATGATTTTAGTTAGCCCCTGTCTTATCCTAATTGATCACGGACATTTTCAG TATAACTGCATTAGTTTGGGCTTTACTGTTGGAGCTGTTGCTGCCATCTTCTCTGAAAACGATTTGGTAGCTTGTTTCTTGTTTAGTCTTGCACTCAACCATAAACAG ATGAGTGCATATTTTGCACCTGCATTTTTCAGCCGTCTCTTAGGGAAATGCTTCAAGCGTCGGTATCCACTGCTTGAGGTTTCAAAACTGGGGTTGACGGTTATGGGAACATTTGCTCTTATTTGGTGGCCTTATCTTTATTCAACAGAAGCATTTATGGAG GTTATCTCCCGCCTGGCTCCTTTCGAGAGAGGGCTATTTGAGGATTATGTAGCTAACTTTTGGTGTACCACTTCTGTGCTTATAAAATGGAAGAAGCTATTCACAACCCAATCACTGAAGCTTCTCAGTTTAAGTGCAACTGTTCTTAGTATTCTTCCCTCCATGGTTCAACAGATAATGTCTCCAAGTGATCAGGGTTTTCTATATGCACTACTGAATAGTTCATTTGCATTCTACTTATTCTCATTCCAAG TTCATGAGAAGTCTATCCTGTTGCCTCTTTTACCAGCAAGTCTGTTGGCTTTGGAAGAGCCTCTTCTTTTCAAGTGGTTCACATTCTATGCCATGTTCTCAATGTATCCCCTTCTTTGCCGTGACCATCTGATTTTACCATACATGGCTTTACTTGCACTGTTCCTCTTCATTTACTATTCGCCAGGTGGCAGACAAGGTGGAAGAGAGGTTTATCTCCCCAAATGGGCACAGATTGTAATGTCCTTGCATCTCTTATGCTCTGTTCTACTTCATCTAATCTACTTGACATTTCGGCCTCCAGAGAAATATCCGTTCATCTTTGAGGCCATGATTATGCTTCTTTGCTTCTCTCAGTTTATTTTGATTACTGTTTACACAAATACAAAGCAATGGAGGTTGTTGAACAGTCTTACTTGGATGGATAAGGAAAAGAAACTTGTTTGA